From the genome of Lineus longissimus chromosome 8, tnLinLong1.2, whole genome shotgun sequence, one region includes:
- the LOC135492549 gene encoding uncharacterized protein KIAA2013 homolog isoform X1: protein MPFVIDRIIACFLRFITYKIVFILGKCRDIIVLMFSFSSAKNVLTFLSRYRKLVLLVIFILVLLIYFSPSIFNLRKTPLRTNRLDRCIEDKLQYYSKAAGLYDAIINHKPLQLGETYYHPFIGNGKFGVSVTDGGYLYLKHQRSLSVPVPVSPVLSLYMEGYETKVAHAMDFREGGVSKVQCFKQNYNDLEFPLHVAEGTLLSLCISVATQAYAHRARPSILIQEAKIYNPTAGDVHLDMDLGSSASWDGKTVKKLNFKTPTGDPLEFSLMTGTVPVPNDAEKKVFVVAVASPKVPSSFVIKTGKTERFFLITAVDYSDPVLPAEVEKTKTAVEAKVSADLREAIRADAKVLRKEHTAVWAKLWASGFDISLSKAPGALNGDKINATMYYVVSSTSSPLNEIGIPQEKLTLMEKYLHMPDKCYGGHHTLFSVNRRQASTLWADLDTVDSISSVVKTWMITLEAHGCAHMLKAGADGALQAMILSFGGMKFSNDHLEFNTMPKDLHRDYMFRRINYGSNTHLNISVKVGEDNKAMIYTALDRNDKPYYACDAGCLDPPVKLSKSLSSFPVKQTDPITAILYITSDKVHMEELKHAIHVKEIVEAPAHEHHVLALHRHGHEYGGLPMLFWAAIAFLVIIFHLFLFKIIYTEYCLGEVPNYPRAKYNL, encoded by the exons ATGCCGTTTGTGATTGACCGAATTATCGCATGTTTTCTACGATTTATAACGTACAAAATCGTATTTATTCTAGGGAAATGCAGAGACATCATCGTCCTGATGTTCTCGTTTAGTTCAGCCAAGAATGTCTTGACGTTTCTGTCGAG GTATCGGAAGCTGGTGCTTCTGGTCATCTTTATCCTGGTGCTCCTTATCTACTTCTCACCAAGCATCTTCAACCTTAGGAAGACACCACTCAGGACAA ATCGACTGGATCGATGCATTGAAGATAAATTACAATATTACTCCAAGGCAGCTGGTCTCTATGATGCGATTATCAACCACAAGCCCTTACAGCTGGGAGAGACGTATTATCATCCTTTTATTG GTAATGGAAAGTTTGGTGTGTCGGTGACTGATGGAGGTTATTTGTACCTCAAACACCAGAGGTCACTGTCTGTACCTGTGCCAGTGTCGCCTGTGCTCTCACTTTACATGGAGGGCTATGAGACTAAAG TGGCGCATGCAATGGATTTCCGAGAGGGTGGTGTGTCAAAAGTGCAGTGCTTCAAACAG AATTACAACGATTTAGAATTCCCTCTTCATGTAGCGGAAGGCACGCTT CTGTCGTTATGCATATCCGTGGCAACCCAAGCGTACGCACATCGAGCGCGGCCTTCCATTCTGATTCAGGAGGCAAAGATCTACAATCCTACG GCGGGGGATGTCCACCTTGATATGGATCTTGGATCGTCTGCTAGCTGGGATGgcaaaacagtaaaaaaactcAA CTTTAAAACTCCAACCGGTGACCCACTGGAGTTCTCTCTAATGACAGGCACAGTTCCAGTCCCTAATGATGCTGAGAAGAAGGTTTTTGTAGTGGCAGTAGCATCACCCAAAGTGCCGAGTTCGTTTGTCATCAAGACAGGAAA AACTGAGCGGTTCTTCCTGATCACGGCTGTTGACTATTCAGATCCCGTCCTGCCAGCTGAAGTGGAGAAAACCAAGACTGCCGTCGAGGCCAAAGTGAGTGCAGACCTGCGGGAGGCGATACGTGCTGATGCCAAGGTGCTGCGCAAGGAGCATACTGCTGTTTGGGCGAAG CTGTGGGCTTCAGGTTTTGACATCAGTCTTTCCAAGGCCCCGGGAGCGCTGAATGGGGACAAGATCAACGCCACAATGTACTACGTTGTGAGTAGTACATCttctcctttgaatgagatCGGCATTCCACAAGAGAAGCTGACACTTATGGAGAAATACCTCCATATGCCAGACAAATGCTATGGAGGACATCATACACT ATTCTCAGTAAACCGGAG GCAAGCATCGACCCTGTGGGCCGATTTGGATACAGTGGATAGTATCTCTAGTGTAGTGAAGACGTGGATGATCACGTTGGAGGCGCATGGATGTGCTCATATGCTCAAAGCAG GGGCAGATGGTGCCCTCCAAGCTATGATCCTCAGTTTTGGAGGGATGAAGTTCAGCAACGACCATTTAGAATTCAATACGATGCCTAAAGACCTTCACCGTGACTACATGTTCCGTCGCATCAACTATGGCAGTAACACTCACCTGAACATATCGGTGAAGGTTGGTGAGGATAACAAAGCCATGATCTACACAGCACTGGATCGTAATGATAAACCGTACTATGCATGTGACGCAGGGTGTCTTGATCCTCCTGTGAAGCTAAG TAAGTCTTTATCGTCCTTCCCTGTGAAGCAGACAGACCCGATCACCGCCATCCTTTACATAACATCAGATAAAGTCCACATGGAGGAACTCAAACATGCCATTCATGTCAAGGAGATAGTCGAAG CTCCAGCACATGAGCATCACGTCCTTGCCCTCCATCGCCATGGACACGAATACGGCGGTCTACCGATGCTCTTCTGGGCGGCCATTGCATTCCTTGTCATCATATTCCAtctgtttttattcaaaatcatttACACGGAGTATTGTTTAGGAGAAGTGCCTAATTACCCCAGAGCTAAGTACAACTTATAG
- the LOC135492549 gene encoding uncharacterized protein KIAA2013 homolog isoform X3 has product MPFVIDRIIACFLRFITYKIVFILGKCRDIIVLMFSFSSAKNVLTFLSRYRKLVLLVIFILVLLIYFSPSIFNLRKTPLRTNRLDRCIEDKLQYYSKAAGLYDAIINHKPLQLGETYYHPFIGNGKFGVSVTDGGYLYLKHQRSLSVPVPVSPVLSLYMEGYETKVAHAMDFREGGVSKVQCFKQLSLCISVATQAYAHRARPSILIQEAKIYNPTAGDVHLDMDLGSSASWDGKTVKKLNFKTPTGDPLEFSLMTGTVPVPNDAEKKVFVVAVASPKVPSSFVIKTGKTERFFLITAVDYSDPVLPAEVEKTKTAVEAKVSADLREAIRADAKVLRKEHTAVWAKLWASGFDISLSKAPGALNGDKINATMYYVVSSTSSPLNEIGIPQEKLTLMEKYLHMPDKCYGGHHTLFSVNRRQASTLWADLDTVDSISSVVKTWMITLEAHGCAHMLKAGADGALQAMILSFGGMKFSNDHLEFNTMPKDLHRDYMFRRINYGSNTHLNISVKVGEDNKAMIYTALDRNDKPYYACDAGCLDPPVKLSKSLSSFPVKQTDPITAILYITSDKVHMEELKHAIHVKEIVEAPAHEHHVLALHRHGHEYGGLPMLFWAAIAFLVIIFHLFLFKIIYTEYCLGEVPNYPRAKYNL; this is encoded by the exons ATGCCGTTTGTGATTGACCGAATTATCGCATGTTTTCTACGATTTATAACGTACAAAATCGTATTTATTCTAGGGAAATGCAGAGACATCATCGTCCTGATGTTCTCGTTTAGTTCAGCCAAGAATGTCTTGACGTTTCTGTCGAG GTATCGGAAGCTGGTGCTTCTGGTCATCTTTATCCTGGTGCTCCTTATCTACTTCTCACCAAGCATCTTCAACCTTAGGAAGACACCACTCAGGACAA ATCGACTGGATCGATGCATTGAAGATAAATTACAATATTACTCCAAGGCAGCTGGTCTCTATGATGCGATTATCAACCACAAGCCCTTACAGCTGGGAGAGACGTATTATCATCCTTTTATTG GTAATGGAAAGTTTGGTGTGTCGGTGACTGATGGAGGTTATTTGTACCTCAAACACCAGAGGTCACTGTCTGTACCTGTGCCAGTGTCGCCTGTGCTCTCACTTTACATGGAGGGCTATGAGACTAAAG TGGCGCATGCAATGGATTTCCGAGAGGGTGGTGTGTCAAAAGTGCAGTGCTTCAAACAG CTGTCGTTATGCATATCCGTGGCAACCCAAGCGTACGCACATCGAGCGCGGCCTTCCATTCTGATTCAGGAGGCAAAGATCTACAATCCTACG GCGGGGGATGTCCACCTTGATATGGATCTTGGATCGTCTGCTAGCTGGGATGgcaaaacagtaaaaaaactcAA CTTTAAAACTCCAACCGGTGACCCACTGGAGTTCTCTCTAATGACAGGCACAGTTCCAGTCCCTAATGATGCTGAGAAGAAGGTTTTTGTAGTGGCAGTAGCATCACCCAAAGTGCCGAGTTCGTTTGTCATCAAGACAGGAAA AACTGAGCGGTTCTTCCTGATCACGGCTGTTGACTATTCAGATCCCGTCCTGCCAGCTGAAGTGGAGAAAACCAAGACTGCCGTCGAGGCCAAAGTGAGTGCAGACCTGCGGGAGGCGATACGTGCTGATGCCAAGGTGCTGCGCAAGGAGCATACTGCTGTTTGGGCGAAG CTGTGGGCTTCAGGTTTTGACATCAGTCTTTCCAAGGCCCCGGGAGCGCTGAATGGGGACAAGATCAACGCCACAATGTACTACGTTGTGAGTAGTACATCttctcctttgaatgagatCGGCATTCCACAAGAGAAGCTGACACTTATGGAGAAATACCTCCATATGCCAGACAAATGCTATGGAGGACATCATACACT ATTCTCAGTAAACCGGAG GCAAGCATCGACCCTGTGGGCCGATTTGGATACAGTGGATAGTATCTCTAGTGTAGTGAAGACGTGGATGATCACGTTGGAGGCGCATGGATGTGCTCATATGCTCAAAGCAG GGGCAGATGGTGCCCTCCAAGCTATGATCCTCAGTTTTGGAGGGATGAAGTTCAGCAACGACCATTTAGAATTCAATACGATGCCTAAAGACCTTCACCGTGACTACATGTTCCGTCGCATCAACTATGGCAGTAACACTCACCTGAACATATCGGTGAAGGTTGGTGAGGATAACAAAGCCATGATCTACACAGCACTGGATCGTAATGATAAACCGTACTATGCATGTGACGCAGGGTGTCTTGATCCTCCTGTGAAGCTAAG TAAGTCTTTATCGTCCTTCCCTGTGAAGCAGACAGACCCGATCACCGCCATCCTTTACATAACATCAGATAAAGTCCACATGGAGGAACTCAAACATGCCATTCATGTCAAGGAGATAGTCGAAG CTCCAGCACATGAGCATCACGTCCTTGCCCTCCATCGCCATGGACACGAATACGGCGGTCTACCGATGCTCTTCTGGGCGGCCATTGCATTCCTTGTCATCATATTCCAtctgtttttattcaaaatcatttACACGGAGTATTGTTTAGGAGAAGTGCCTAATTACCCCAGAGCTAAGTACAACTTATAG
- the LOC135492549 gene encoding uncharacterized protein KIAA2013 homolog isoform X2 has product MPFVIDRIIACFLRFITYKIVFILGKCRDIIVLMFSFSSAKNVLTFLSRYRKLVLLVIFILVLLIYFSPSIFNLRKTPLRTNRLDRCIEDKLQYYSKAAGLYDAIINHKPLQLGETYYHPFIGNGKFGVSVTDGGYLYLKHQRSLSVPVPVSPVLSLYMEGYETKVAHAMDFREGGVSKVQCFKQNYNDLEFPLHVAEGTLLSLCISVATQAYAHRARPSILIQEAKIYNPTAGDVHLDMDLGSSASWDGKTVKKLNFKTPTGDPLEFSLMTGTVPVPNDAEKKVFVVAVASPKVPSSFVIKTGKTERFFLITAVDYSDPVLPAEVEKTKTAVEAKVSADLREAIRADAKVLRKEHTAVWAKLWASGFDISLSKAPGALNGDKINATMYYVVSSTSSPLNEIGIPQEKLTLMEKYLHMPDKCYGGHHTLQASTLWADLDTVDSISSVVKTWMITLEAHGCAHMLKAGADGALQAMILSFGGMKFSNDHLEFNTMPKDLHRDYMFRRINYGSNTHLNISVKVGEDNKAMIYTALDRNDKPYYACDAGCLDPPVKLSKSLSSFPVKQTDPITAILYITSDKVHMEELKHAIHVKEIVEAPAHEHHVLALHRHGHEYGGLPMLFWAAIAFLVIIFHLFLFKIIYTEYCLGEVPNYPRAKYNL; this is encoded by the exons ATGCCGTTTGTGATTGACCGAATTATCGCATGTTTTCTACGATTTATAACGTACAAAATCGTATTTATTCTAGGGAAATGCAGAGACATCATCGTCCTGATGTTCTCGTTTAGTTCAGCCAAGAATGTCTTGACGTTTCTGTCGAG GTATCGGAAGCTGGTGCTTCTGGTCATCTTTATCCTGGTGCTCCTTATCTACTTCTCACCAAGCATCTTCAACCTTAGGAAGACACCACTCAGGACAA ATCGACTGGATCGATGCATTGAAGATAAATTACAATATTACTCCAAGGCAGCTGGTCTCTATGATGCGATTATCAACCACAAGCCCTTACAGCTGGGAGAGACGTATTATCATCCTTTTATTG GTAATGGAAAGTTTGGTGTGTCGGTGACTGATGGAGGTTATTTGTACCTCAAACACCAGAGGTCACTGTCTGTACCTGTGCCAGTGTCGCCTGTGCTCTCACTTTACATGGAGGGCTATGAGACTAAAG TGGCGCATGCAATGGATTTCCGAGAGGGTGGTGTGTCAAAAGTGCAGTGCTTCAAACAG AATTACAACGATTTAGAATTCCCTCTTCATGTAGCGGAAGGCACGCTT CTGTCGTTATGCATATCCGTGGCAACCCAAGCGTACGCACATCGAGCGCGGCCTTCCATTCTGATTCAGGAGGCAAAGATCTACAATCCTACG GCGGGGGATGTCCACCTTGATATGGATCTTGGATCGTCTGCTAGCTGGGATGgcaaaacagtaaaaaaactcAA CTTTAAAACTCCAACCGGTGACCCACTGGAGTTCTCTCTAATGACAGGCACAGTTCCAGTCCCTAATGATGCTGAGAAGAAGGTTTTTGTAGTGGCAGTAGCATCACCCAAAGTGCCGAGTTCGTTTGTCATCAAGACAGGAAA AACTGAGCGGTTCTTCCTGATCACGGCTGTTGACTATTCAGATCCCGTCCTGCCAGCTGAAGTGGAGAAAACCAAGACTGCCGTCGAGGCCAAAGTGAGTGCAGACCTGCGGGAGGCGATACGTGCTGATGCCAAGGTGCTGCGCAAGGAGCATACTGCTGTTTGGGCGAAG CTGTGGGCTTCAGGTTTTGACATCAGTCTTTCCAAGGCCCCGGGAGCGCTGAATGGGGACAAGATCAACGCCACAATGTACTACGTTGTGAGTAGTACATCttctcctttgaatgagatCGGCATTCCACAAGAGAAGCTGACACTTATGGAGAAATACCTCCATATGCCAGACAAATGCTATGGAGGACATCATACACT GCAAGCATCGACCCTGTGGGCCGATTTGGATACAGTGGATAGTATCTCTAGTGTAGTGAAGACGTGGATGATCACGTTGGAGGCGCATGGATGTGCTCATATGCTCAAAGCAG GGGCAGATGGTGCCCTCCAAGCTATGATCCTCAGTTTTGGAGGGATGAAGTTCAGCAACGACCATTTAGAATTCAATACGATGCCTAAAGACCTTCACCGTGACTACATGTTCCGTCGCATCAACTATGGCAGTAACACTCACCTGAACATATCGGTGAAGGTTGGTGAGGATAACAAAGCCATGATCTACACAGCACTGGATCGTAATGATAAACCGTACTATGCATGTGACGCAGGGTGTCTTGATCCTCCTGTGAAGCTAAG TAAGTCTTTATCGTCCTTCCCTGTGAAGCAGACAGACCCGATCACCGCCATCCTTTACATAACATCAGATAAAGTCCACATGGAGGAACTCAAACATGCCATTCATGTCAAGGAGATAGTCGAAG CTCCAGCACATGAGCATCACGTCCTTGCCCTCCATCGCCATGGACACGAATACGGCGGTCTACCGATGCTCTTCTGGGCGGCCATTGCATTCCTTGTCATCATATTCCAtctgtttttattcaaaatcatttACACGGAGTATTGTTTAGGAGAAGTGCCTAATTACCCCAGAGCTAAGTACAACTTATAG